In a genomic window of Ranitomeya imitator isolate aRanImi1 chromosome 5, aRanImi1.pri, whole genome shotgun sequence:
- the LOC138680652 gene encoding trace amine-associated receptor 1-like, whose protein sequence is MASESTMQLQNCLETMNKSCEKHNWPINIRIPMYVFMVCTILATMAGNLAVIISIAHFKQLHTPTNYLILSMATVDFLLGCLVMPHSMVRSVENCWYFGDLFCKIHTGTDIMLSTASIFHLSFISVDRYYAVCDPLRYKLRINRFTVLIMIIASWVLPGIFAFGMIFLELNIKGSESYFYNQVSCIGGCFVFFSETSGIVASMLSFFIPGFVMICIYGKIYLIARRQARLIKDTTNQIQFQIDLDGKHQSRCRERKAAKTLGTILGVFLICWSPFFFSTATGPFMNYRIPSIVIDAFVWIGYLNSTFNPMVYAFFYLWFRKALKMILFGKVFQFDSSRTILYYE, encoded by the coding sequence ATGGCATCTGAAAGTACAATGCAGCTACAGAACTGTCTTGAGACAATGAACAAGTCATGTGAAAAGCATAACTGGCCAATCAACATAAGGATTCCCATGTATGTGTTTATGGTATGCACCATTTTGGCCACAATGGCAGGAAATCTTGCTGTGATCATTTCCATAGCTCATTTCAAACAGCTTCACACTCCAACAAATTATCTGATCCTTTCCATGGCCACTGTGGACTTCCTATTAGGCTGCCTTGTGATGCCACATAGTATGGTGAGATCAGTGGAGAACTGTTGGTATTTTGGAGACCTTTTCTGTAAAATCCATACGGGAACGGATATAATGCTAAGTACAGCTTCCATCTTCCACCTCTCGTTCATCTCCGTGGATAGATACTATGCAGTATGCGATCCACTCAGATATAAGTTAAGAATAAATCGCTTTACTGTGCTCATAATGATCATTGCCAGTTGGGTGCTACCTGGTATTTTTGCCTTTGGTATGATCTTTCTTGAGCTTAATATAAAAGGATCTGAATCGTATTTCTATAATCAAGTCAGTTGTATTGGAGGCTGCTTTGTATTTTTCAGTGAAACATCAGGGATAGTGGCTTCGATGTTGTCCTTCTTTATTCCTGGATTTGTTATGATTTGTATTTATGGCAAAATATATTTAATTGCAAGAAGACAGGCACGATTAATTAAAGACACTACCAATCAGATTCAATTCCAGATTGATCTAGATGGAAAACACCAATCCCGATGTAGAGAGAGGAAAGCAGCTAAAACCCTGGGAACAATTTTGGGAGTTTTCCTTATTTGCTGGTCTCCCTTCTTTTTCTCCACGGCTACTGGTCCTTTTATGAACTATAGAATTCCGTCCATTGTCATTGATGCATTTGTATGGATTGGATATTTAAATTCAACTTTCAACCCGATGGTCTATGCTTTCTTTTATTTGTGGTTCCGAAAAGCACTAAAAATGATTTTGTTTGGAAAAGTTTTTCAGTTTGATTCTTCTAGAACTATTTTATATTATGAGTAA